GCATGTCCGCCGGACAAAACAAAACGGTCCCGGTCCACCCAGGACGGATTGGCCGGATTCTGTTTTAAAAAATGTTTGAAAACCACATAAGCGGCAGGTGCCAGGCCCATAGGTGCACCGGGATGTCCGGAATTGGCTTTCTGGACCATGTCCATGCACAGGGCACGGATGGTGTTGACGGTCAGCTGGTCTTGGTTGTTGTTTTCGGCATCAGCCATGGATATCTCTCCTGTAAAAGGTTTAAAAATTTTTATAAGAAAGCCTGGGTAGGTTACTCAGATCTTTCAAGTTTCGTTATGGGCTGCGCCTGAATGTCGATAGCACAGGTCAGCCCGTGGCTGCTATAACGCTCTCATATATTCAGGTTTTAACGGAACTTTGCCGTCCAGTGCCTGGGATATTAGTTCAAGGGTTTTTTCTTTGTCCCGGGGCAGATGCGCCCGTATGGGTAAATAATTGGATGCATGGTTGGCATGGAAAAGGCCGTCTGTCAGGTTGGTGGCGGCAATCATGGCCCCAAGTTCGGTGAGCATCTCCTCGGGGCCAAGCAGCTGAAAGTCGCCTTTTTCATACTGGTCATGCAGTTCCGTGCCGGGGATGAGCATCAGGCTTAATGCACCGACAAAGTCAGGGTCCATGGCCGTAAGCACCCTGCCGGTTTCCCGGGCATGGTTCAAGGATCCCTTGCGGCCGCCAAGTCCAAGCAGTACCGTTACCGAGACTTTGATGCCCGCCTTTTTCAACTTTTTTCCCATGGTGATCATTTTATCCGCATCTGCACCCTTGCGGATGGCCTCAAGCACCTTGTCATCACCGGATTCAAGACCCATGTAAGCAATCTTGAGTCCAAGTTTGTGCAGCAGGGCCAACTCTTCATCGGTTTTCATCTTGATACTTTTGGTGTTGGCATAAACACCGACCCGCTCCACCCAGGGCAACCGGTCCCGGATTCTTTCAAGGATGGGAACCAGGCGTTTCATGGGAATAATCAGGGCATCC
This window of the uncultured Desulfobacter sp. genome carries:
- a CDS encoding radical SAM protein, which gives rise to MHYEGTVIRPPSEANSILLQVTLGCSHNKCTFCGTYRGKRFDIKKDDVIFEDIEFASKHCRRQNRLFLCDGDALIIPMKRLVPILERIRDRLPWVERVGVYANTKSIKMKTDEELALLHKLGLKIAYMGLESGDDKVLEAIRKGADADKMITMGKKLKKAGIKVSVTVLLGLGGRKGSLNHARETGRVLTAMDPDFVGALSLMLIPGTELHDQYEKGDFQLLGPEEMLTELGAMIAATNLTDGLFHANHASNYLPIRAHLPRDKEKTLELISQALDGKVPLKPEYMRAL